Proteins encoded together in one Candidatus Magasanikbacteria bacterium RIFOXYB2_FULL_38_10 window:
- a CDS encoding asparagine--tRNA ligase: MLIKDLSKFVNIDVELKGWIYNLRSSGSLYFLQLRDGSGFLQAVVNKEAVAPEVWADCQKITLETAVTLQGVVSEHPKKFGEYELQVSGLKLVQVAEEYPIGKKEHGPDFLMEWRHLWLRSPKQWAILKVRDAVITAINEYLHQECFIKVDSPVFTPNACEGTTTLFPVPYFDLGTAYLSQSGQLYSEAAIASVGRCYDFGPVFRAEKSKTKRHLTEFWMMDAEGAFVEHEENLRLQEGLVRHIVRYCLAICAKELAILERDTEKLRAADASFTRLSYDKTIATLQALGSDIQYGEDLGNDDEALLTKDSPVPMFVEKWPKTIKPFYMKRDTANPELVLNDDLIATEGAGELIGGSQREDDYNLLLERIKAEGLNLADYEWYLDLRKYGSVPHSGFGIGLERTVRWITGVEHIRECIPFPRMITRLKP; encoded by the coding sequence ATGCTTATCAAAGATTTGTCAAAATTTGTTAATATAGATGTGGAATTAAAGGGCTGGATTTATAACCTGCGCTCATCTGGTAGTTTGTATTTTTTACAATTACGCGATGGCTCGGGGTTTTTACAGGCTGTGGTCAACAAAGAAGCGGTTGCGCCAGAAGTTTGGGCTGACTGCCAAAAAATTACTTTGGAAACTGCGGTAACCTTGCAAGGCGTTGTATCCGAGCATCCCAAAAAATTTGGCGAATATGAATTACAAGTAAGCGGACTTAAATTGGTGCAAGTGGCCGAAGAATACCCCATTGGCAAAAAAGAGCACGGCCCGGATTTTTTAATGGAATGGCGGCATTTATGGCTAAGGTCGCCAAAGCAGTGGGCTATTTTAAAAGTGCGCGATGCTGTTATTACCGCAATTAATGAATATTTGCATCAAGAGTGTTTTATCAAAGTGGATTCACCGGTTTTTACACCCAATGCTTGCGAAGGAACAACCACTCTTTTTCCTGTTCCATATTTTGATTTGGGCACGGCCTATCTTTCCCAATCCGGACAGTTGTATAGTGAGGCGGCCATTGCTTCGGTAGGCCGGTGCTATGATTTTGGCCCGGTTTTTCGGGCGGAGAAAAGCAAAACCAAAAGACATCTAACAGAATTCTGGATGATGGATGCCGAGGGTGCTTTTGTGGAACATGAAGAAAATTTGCGCCTGCAAGAGGGTTTGGTGCGTCATATTGTTAGATATTGTTTGGCCATTTGTGCTAAAGAACTGGCAATTTTAGAAAGAGATACGGAGAAATTGCGCGCGGCCGATGCGTCTTTTACTCGTCTGAGTTATGACAAAACCATTGCTACACTGCAGGCTTTAGGTTCTGATATTCAGTATGGAGAAGATTTGGGTAATGATGACGAGGCGCTTTTAACAAAAGATTCGCCCGTGCCAATGTTTGTGGAAAAATGGCCCAAGACAATCAAACCATTTTACATGAAACGTGATACGGCTAATCCGGAGTTGGTGTTGAATGATGATTTGATTGCCACAGAAGGAGCGGGGGAGCTTATCGGCGGGAGCCAGCGCGAAGATGATTATAATTTGCTTTTGGAAAGAATCAAAGCCGAAGGTTTGAATTTGGCAGATTATGAATGGTATTTGGATTTAAGAAAATATGGCAGTGTGCCTCATTCCGGCTTTGGTATAGGATTAGAGCGCACTGTGCGCTGGATCACGGGCGTAGAGCATATTAGAGAGTGTATTCCTTTTCCTAGAATGATTACCAGGTTAAAACCTTGA
- a CDS encoding aspartate--tRNA(Asn) ligase, with translation MRTLIKETPTKVGEEIEIQGSIQTRRNLGKIVFLDVRDRSGLIQVICAPGEMSNDYEAVKDVRSEFAVQIFGIINKRNEKNINPNLITGKIELLAKSFKVLATAEPLPLDPADEKMGLDVYLDSLPLTLRTEKNRALFKIQAEIVNAFRNFLLNQDFIEFPCPKLVGESTEGGANVFSLEYFGHKAYLAQSPQFYKQIMVGVYERVFTIGNVYRAEKHATTRHINEYTSLDLEYGFIKDHLDVINLEIEFIKFLDKHLAKDAASELKLWDFQPLLIPEKFPILKLREVQELIKKETGTDHTNEPDLEPNEEQWIGEYAKNKWQSDFVFVTHYPTNKRPVYTYPDENDPEFTKSFDLLFRGVEITTGGQRINNYNQLVENIKKWGYKLDSFSFYLQAFKYGMPPEGGLAIGLERLTAKLLGIENVKRATLFPRDLNRIDLQLSPPEYKQKEG, from the coding sequence ATGCGAACTTTAATCAAAGAAACACCAACAAAAGTAGGTGAAGAAATAGAAATTCAAGGCTCGATACAAACACGCCGCAATTTGGGCAAAATTGTTTTTTTAGATGTACGCGATAGGAGTGGCTTAATTCAAGTAATTTGCGCGCCTGGTGAAATGAGTAATGATTATGAGGCTGTTAAAGATGTTAGAAGCGAATTTGCGGTGCAAATTTTTGGCATCATCAATAAAAGAAACGAAAAAAATATCAATCCTAATTTAATAACAGGGAAGATAGAACTTTTGGCTAAGTCTTTTAAAGTTTTAGCCACAGCGGAACCTTTGCCACTGGATCCGGCTGATGAAAAAATGGGCCTGGATGTTTATTTGGATTCTCTGCCTTTAACTTTGCGTACGGAAAAAAATCGTGCCCTGTTCAAAATTCAAGCGGAAATTGTTAATGCTTTTAGAAATTTTTTATTAAACCAAGATTTTATAGAATTTCCTTGCCCCAAATTAGTGGGGGAATCAACTGAAGGCGGCGCTAATGTTTTTTCCTTGGAATATTTTGGCCACAAAGCCTATCTTGCTCAGAGTCCGCAGTTTTACAAGCAAATTATGGTGGGGGTTTATGAGCGCGTCTTTACCATTGGCAATGTTTATCGCGCGGAAAAACACGCCACTACCAGGCATATAAATGAATACACCAGTTTAGATTTAGAATATGGGTTTATTAAAGATCATTTGGACGTAATCAATTTAGAAATTGAATTTATAAAATTTTTGGATAAGCATTTAGCTAAAGACGCTGCATCAGAGTTAAAATTATGGGATTTTCAGCCGCTTTTAATTCCAGAAAAATTTCCTATTTTAAAATTGCGCGAGGTGCAAGAATTGATTAAAAAGGAAACAGGCACAGACCATACCAACGAGCCTGATTTGGAACCTAATGAAGAACAGTGGATAGGGGAATACGCTAAAAATAAGTGGCAGTCGGATTTTGTTTTTGTCACGCATTATCCAACTAATAAGCGCCCGGTTTATACTTATCCCGATGAAAATGATCCGGAATTTACCAAAAGTTTTGATTTGCTTTTTCGCGGCGTGGAAATTACCACTGGCGGCCAGCGCATTAATAATTATAATCAATTGGTGGAAAATATTAAAAAGTGGGGCTACAAGTTGGACAGTTTTAGTTTTTATTTACAAGCCTTTAAATATGGAATGCCTCCGGAAGGTGGCCTGGCTATTGGGCTGGAGAGATTAACTGCTAAATTACTGGGTATAGAAAATGTTAAGCGTGCAACTTTGTTTCCCAGGGATTTGAATAGAATTGATTTGCAGTTATCACCTCCAGAATATAAACAAAAAGAAGGTTAG
- a CDS encoding DNA repair protein RecO, whose product MTYNTEAIILKKRTWRENDLEIIFLSKELGKMRAVAVGAKKMLSKLSGHLEPFKEVKLMVAEGKGCDKIGQAITLNNFCFQGGESNFNQLLRAQEASNLLEKILAEKQKEENFFQLTKNFFFLNFKNKESNFLPLFKWQAAALAGFKPRLHNCIFCQTKIKGKYEFNLTEAGAVCSKCFIKNNQEFVDVSLRTGQILKYLVEKAGLKEAWVKITKETAEELNNLFEKFYLYQIIH is encoded by the coding sequence ATGACCTATAATACAGAAGCAATAATTTTAAAAAAAAGAACTTGGCGTGAAAATGATTTAGAAATTATTTTTTTAAGTAAAGAATTGGGAAAAATGCGCGCCGTGGCTGTGGGGGCAAAAAAAATGCTGAGCAAGCTGTCCGGACATCTGGAGCCTTTTAAAGAGGTTAAATTAATGGTGGCCGAGGGTAAGGGTTGTGATAAAATAGGGCAAGCCATTACTTTGAACAATTTTTGTTTTCAAGGTGGTGAATCTAATTTTAATCAGCTTTTAAGAGCTCAAGAAGCCTCTAATTTATTGGAAAAAATTTTAGCCGAGAAACAGAAAGAAGAAAATTTTTTTCAACTAACCAAGAATTTTTTCTTTTTAAATTTTAAAAATAAAGAATCCAATTTTTTGCCGCTTTTTAAGTGGCAAGCGGCTGCTTTGGCTGGTTTTAAGCCGCGCCTTCATAATTGTATTTTTTGCCAAACAAAAATTAAAGGCAAATATGAATTCAATTTAACAGAGGCCGGGGCGGTTTGTTCCAAATGTTTTATAAAAAATAATCAGGAATTTGTAGATGTTAGTTTAAGAACCGGACAGATTTTAAAATATTTAGTGGAGAAAGCCGGTTTAAAGGAGGCTTGGGTGAAAATAACTAAAGAAACCGCCGAAGAATTAAATAATCTATTTGAAAAATTTTATTTATATCAAATTATTCATTAA